One window of Halorarum salinum genomic DNA carries:
- a CDS encoding helix-turn-helix domain-containing protein, with the protein MYEATLRITGHSAYADATAGTSATIELWCNRHCDLLHVTEEAAAEVEARVEGTVGVRERLRSRGETVLVTEDCLRDHEGDLIESVLDRHGCLLLYPLEYQGGDKVCRVLSLSAGALTDCFHDLVEAGAPVTVEAKREIDAVRPRSPLLDPHGVVPDLTDRQSAVLRYAHENGYYEIPRGVTTAEIADAVGVERRTAEEHLRRAENKLVDSLVDVVA; encoded by the coding sequence ATGTACGAGGCCACCCTGCGGATCACCGGCCACTCCGCGTATGCGGACGCGACCGCGGGAACGTCCGCAACCATCGAACTCTGGTGTAACCGCCACTGCGACCTGCTCCACGTGACCGAGGAGGCGGCGGCGGAGGTGGAAGCCCGGGTCGAGGGGACGGTGGGCGTTCGGGAGCGGCTCAGGAGCCGCGGGGAGACCGTGCTCGTCACCGAGGACTGTCTCCGGGACCACGAGGGGGACCTCATCGAGTCGGTGCTCGACCGACACGGCTGTCTCCTCCTGTACCCGCTGGAGTACCAGGGCGGCGACAAGGTCTGTCGCGTGCTCTCGCTCTCGGCCGGGGCGCTCACCGACTGCTTCCACGACCTGGTCGAGGCGGGCGCGCCCGTCACCGTCGAGGCGAAACGCGAGATCGACGCCGTCCGACCGCGGAGCCCGCTCCTCGACCCCCACGGCGTCGTCCCGGACCTGACCGATCGGCAGTCCGCCGTCCTCCGGTATGCCCACGAGAACGGCTACTACGAGATCCCGCGGGGCGTGACGACCGCGGAGATCGCCGACGCGGTCGGCGTGGAGCGCCGCACCGCCGAGGAGCACCTCCGCCGCGCCGAGAACAAGCTGGTCGACTCGCTCGTCGACGTGGTCGCCTAG
- a CDS encoding arginase family protein — protein MSLRAPPDWLGPSDDPNDVQFGDVVEPTTLDDAGEYDAVLVGEPYDGAVIGRPGAAEAPAAVRDSLAGVKAHHYETGPVAGVGDLGDVPLPDDEEDVAAVQDAVAETTQRVHEADAFPVFLGGDNSLTVANVRPLLGGAGGGEGRGHRRGGGASGADGGGDGGGEGGPGGRGGGRGGGDGRVGVVSLDAHLDCREPTDGPTSGTPYRRLFEAGLDALSVVGARHFETSTAYADFLAERGGTAFTPADVRADPSGIAAAAVEALGDVDRVYVSLDVDVLDVAAAPGVSAPTPGGVRTSELYELVRSVLRDERVVGFEVVECAPPLDRGGRTVAAASRAVAHALAGVTARA, from the coding sequence ATGAGCCTCCGCGCACCCCCCGACTGGCTCGGCCCGTCGGACGACCCGAACGACGTCCAGTTCGGCGACGTCGTGGAGCCGACGACGCTCGACGACGCCGGCGAGTACGACGCGGTCCTCGTCGGCGAGCCGTACGACGGCGCCGTCATCGGCCGGCCCGGGGCCGCCGAGGCGCCCGCCGCCGTCCGCGACTCGCTCGCCGGCGTGAAGGCCCACCACTACGAGACGGGTCCCGTCGCGGGCGTCGGCGACCTCGGCGACGTGCCGCTTCCCGACGACGAGGAGGACGTCGCGGCGGTCCAGGACGCGGTCGCGGAGACGACTCAGCGGGTCCACGAGGCCGACGCGTTCCCGGTGTTCCTCGGCGGCGACAACTCGCTCACGGTGGCGAACGTCCGGCCGCTGCTGGGCGGAGCCGGCGGCGGCGAGGGGCGAGGCCACCGCCGCGGGGGCGGCGCTAGCGGCGCGGATGGGGGAGGGGATGGTGGGGGAGAGGGGGGTCCAGGGGGGAGAGGGGGAGGACGGGGAGGGGGCGACGGGCGCGTCGGCGTCGTCAGCCTCGACGCCCACCTCGACTGCCGGGAGCCGACCGACGGGCCGACCAGCGGCACCCCGTACCGACGGCTGTTCGAGGCCGGCCTGGACGCGCTCTCGGTCGTCGGCGCCCGCCACTTCGAGACCTCGACCGCCTACGCCGACTTCCTCGCCGAGCGCGGCGGGACCGCGTTCACCCCGGCGGACGTGCGGGCGGACCCCTCCGGAATCGCCGCGGCCGCCGTCGAGGCGCTCGGCGACGTCGACCGCGTGTACGTCAGCCTCGACGTGGACGTGCTCGACGTCGCCGCCGCGCCGGGCGTGAGCGCGCCGACGCCCGGGGGAGTTCGGACGTCCGAACTGTATGAACTGGTTCGGAGCGTACTGCGGGACGAACGCGTCGTCGGGTTCGAGGTCGTGGAGTGTGCGCCGCCGCTGGACCGCGGCGGGCGGACGGTGGCGGCCGCCTCGCGTGCGGTCGCCCACGCGCTCGCGGGGGTGACCGCGCGTGCGTGA
- the hutU gene encoding urocanate hydratase, with product MAGQQERGDAAQRIGEPSEQWREYRGAPTGTDIECGGWRQEAALRMLNNNLDPEVGEDPENLVVYGGTGRAARSWDAYDAILDQLRDLADDETLLVQSGKPVGRFETHEMAPRVLIANSNLVGKWDDWEHFHELEAEGKIMYGQMTAGSWAYIGTQGIIQGTYETLAELARREFDGSLAGRTVVTGGLGGMSGAQPLAVTMNGGVCVVAEVKGDRIDRRIGTDYLMERADDLDEAMARAAEAAEAGEPYSVGVEANVVDVLETMRAEGFVPDVVTDQTSAHDELEGYYPAGYSVAEADDLRESDPERYVAESLDTMERHVDAILAMQADGAVAFEYGNNLRGQVREHRGREDAFDYPGFVPAYIRPMFCRGRGPFRWAALSGDPADIHRTDEAVKELFPDEEALHRWIDLAQERVSFQGLPSRVCWLGYQSNEDGLTERAEFALRINDLVGEGEIRAPVVVTRDHLDAGSVASPNRETESMKDGTDAVADWPILNALLNCAAGADIVSVHDGGGVGIGNALHANNHVVLDGTDLAAEKARRVFTTDPGMGVVRHADAGYEDAVDEAEESDVTIPMRGGR from the coding sequence ATGGCAGGCCAGCAGGAGCGCGGCGACGCCGCGCAGCGCATCGGCGAGCCGAGCGAGCAGTGGCGCGAGTACCGGGGCGCGCCCACCGGCACCGACATCGAGTGCGGGGGGTGGCGACAGGAAGCCGCGCTCCGCATGCTGAACAACAACCTCGACCCGGAGGTCGGCGAGGACCCGGAGAACCTCGTCGTCTACGGCGGCACCGGCCGGGCGGCCCGCTCGTGGGACGCCTACGACGCAATCCTCGACCAGCTACGGGACCTCGCGGACGACGAGACCCTCCTGGTCCAGTCCGGAAAGCCGGTCGGTCGGTTCGAGACCCACGAGATGGCCCCGCGGGTGCTCATCGCGAACTCGAACCTGGTGGGCAAGTGGGACGACTGGGAGCACTTCCACGAACTCGAGGCCGAGGGGAAGATCATGTACGGCCAGATGACCGCCGGCTCGTGGGCGTACATCGGCACGCAGGGCATCATCCAGGGCACCTACGAGACGCTCGCGGAACTCGCCCGGCGGGAGTTCGACGGGAGCCTCGCGGGTCGGACCGTCGTCACCGGCGGCCTCGGCGGGATGAGTGGCGCCCAGCCGCTCGCGGTCACGATGAACGGCGGCGTCTGCGTCGTCGCGGAGGTGAAGGGCGACCGAATCGACCGCCGAATCGGGACCGACTACCTGATGGAGCGCGCCGACGACCTCGACGAGGCGATGGCCCGCGCCGCGGAGGCCGCCGAGGCGGGCGAACCGTACAGCGTCGGCGTCGAGGCAAACGTCGTGGACGTGCTGGAGACGATGCGAGCGGAGGGGTTCGTCCCCGACGTCGTCACCGACCAGACGAGCGCCCACGACGAACTGGAGGGGTACTACCCGGCCGGCTACTCGGTCGCGGAGGCGGACGATCTCCGGGAGTCCGACCCCGAGCGGTACGTCGCGGAGAGCCTCGACACGATGGAGCGGCACGTCGACGCCATCCTGGCGATGCAGGCGGACGGCGCTGTCGCGTTCGAGTACGGAAACAACCTCCGCGGGCAGGTGCGCGAGCACCGCGGCCGCGAGGACGCGTTCGACTACCCCGGCTTCGTCCCGGCGTACATCCGCCCCATGTTCTGCCGCGGCCGCGGCCCGTTCCGGTGGGCCGCCCTCTCGGGCGACCCGGCCGACATCCACCGCACGGACGAGGCGGTGAAGGAACTGTTCCCGGACGAGGAGGCGCTCCACCGCTGGATCGACCTCGCCCAGGAGCGGGTGTCGTTCCAGGGGCTTCCCTCACGGGTCTGCTGGCTCGGCTACCAGAGCAACGAGGACGGGCTCACGGAGCGCGCCGAGTTCGCGCTCCGCATCAACGACCTCGTCGGCGAGGGGGAGATCCGGGCGCCGGTCGTCGTCACCCGCGACCACCTCGACGCCGGGTCGGTCGCCAGCCCGAACCGCGAGACCGAGTCGATGAAGGACGGCACCGACGCGGTCGCGGACTGGCCGATCCTCAACGCCCTGCTGAACTGCGCGGCCGGCGCGGACATCGTGTCGGTCCACGACGGCGGCGGCGTCGGCATCGGCAACGCGCTCCACGCGAACAACCACGTCGTCCTCGACGGCACGGATCTCGCGGCCGAGAAGGCCCGCCGGGTGTTCACCACCGACCCCGGGATGGGCGTCGTCCGCCACGCCGACGCGGGCTACGAGGACGCCGTCGACGAGGCCGAGGAATCGGACGTCACGATCCCGATGCGAGGGGGGCGATGA
- the hutI gene encoding imidazolonepropionase: protein MDDGPPGLTVVHGASELVVGPDGGVGVETIPDGAFAAEEGRVVTVGAADEVLREYPAENADVAVDADGRLVAPGFVDPHTHAVFAGDRTDEFAAKLRGKSYEDILAEGGGILRTVRAVREADEATLTANLLDHLDVMLAHGTTTVEVKSGYGLSTESELKLLGAVDAADERHPVSVVPTFMGAHAVPEDDDAEEYVREVVDEQLPAVADQGIAEFCDVFCERGVFSADQSRRILRAGAEAGLTPKIHADEFADVGATGVAADVGAASADHLLRTDDEGADRLVDAGVTPVLLPGTAFALGEAYADARRFLDAGTPVAVATDFNPNCFARSMGFVATLACVGMRATPGEVLRGATHAAAAALDRTDGTGTLRSGAPADAVVHDVREHVEVPYTLDVNTADVVLAGGNPVVGDGGAVHE from the coding sequence GTGGACGACGGCCCGCCGGGGCTCACGGTCGTCCACGGCGCGTCGGAACTCGTCGTCGGGCCCGACGGCGGGGTCGGCGTCGAGACGATCCCGGACGGCGCGTTCGCCGCCGAGGAGGGCCGGGTCGTCACGGTCGGCGCCGCGGACGAGGTGCTGCGCGAGTACCCGGCCGAGAACGCCGACGTCGCGGTCGACGCCGACGGACGCCTCGTCGCGCCCGGGTTCGTCGACCCCCACACCCACGCCGTCTTCGCGGGCGACCGGACCGACGAGTTCGCTGCCAAACTCCGCGGGAAGTCCTACGAGGACATTCTCGCGGAGGGCGGCGGCATCCTCCGGACCGTCCGGGCCGTGCGGGAGGCCGACGAGGCGACGCTGACCGCGAACCTGCTTGACCACCTCGACGTCATGCTCGCGCACGGGACCACCACCGTCGAGGTGAAGAGCGGCTACGGGCTCTCGACCGAGTCCGAGTTGAAACTGCTCGGCGCCGTCGACGCGGCCGACGAGCGGCACCCGGTCTCGGTGGTTCCGACGTTCATGGGCGCGCACGCGGTGCCCGAGGACGACGACGCCGAGGAGTACGTCCGGGAGGTCGTCGACGAACAACTTCCGGCCGTCGCGGACCAGGGCATCGCCGAGTTCTGCGACGTGTTCTGCGAGCGCGGCGTGTTCTCGGCCGACCAGTCGCGACGTATCCTCCGCGCCGGGGCGGAGGCCGGACTGACGCCGAAGATCCACGCCGACGAGTTCGCGGACGTCGGCGCCACCGGGGTCGCCGCGGACGTCGGCGCCGCCAGCGCCGACCACCTCCTGCGGACCGACGACGAGGGTGCCGACCGCCTCGTCGACGCCGGCGTGACGCCCGTGCTCCTGCCCGGAACGGCGTTCGCGCTCGGGGAGGCGTACGCCGACGCGCGCCGGTTCCTGGACGCGGGGACGCCGGTCGCGGTCGCAACCGACTTCAACCCGAACTGCTTCGCCCGGAGCATGGGCTTCGTCGCCACGCTCGCCTGCGTCGGGATGCGCGCGACGCCGGGCGAGGTGCTCCGCGGGGCAACCCACGCGGCCGCCGCGGCGCTCGATCGGACCGACGGGACGGGGACGCTCCGATCGGGCGCGCCCGCGGACGCGGTCGTCCACGACGTGCGCGAGCACGTCGAGGTCCCGTACACCCTGGACGTGAACACCGCCGACGTCGTCCTGGCGGGCGGGAACCCCGTCGTCGGGGACGGGGGGGCCGTCCATGAGTGA
- a CDS encoding HAL/PAL/TAL family ammonia-lyase, translating into MSETADGRPAEVVLDGESLTPEEVAAVARDGATVRIAESAREAVRASRDRVVAAAESGEAVYGLNTGFGHLVDARIDPEDVTELQTNLVRSHATGAGRLLATEEVRGMMLTRVNALVKGYSGVREVVVDHLVAMLNEGVHPVVPSRGSLGASGDLAPLAHVAVVLLGEGRATVDGRPDGGSWGVDAAGAGDRETAGVAGTNAGVDDGPSGGADEAVPGDEALAAADLDPLRLAPKEGLALINGTQLTLAVAALLVVDAERVLDAADAAGTLTTEVTMSTTANCDPAVTDVRPHAGQAESAANVRRYAAGSEVIESHRNCDRVQDAYSIRCLPQVHGAVRDAVGHLREAVEVELNGATDNPLVFPSDAVAGRASGGEDAAVLSAGNFHGAPLAHRLDYVAGALTDLAAICERRVDRMLNPEIQEEHLPPFLTERSGLRSGYMIAQYTAAALLNDCRAAGRHATDSTPVSGNQEDHVSMSGGAALTARTVLGNVATVVGVELVCGAQAAEFLDPDLSLGDGTAAAYDAVREVVPKLVEDRPLDADLRAGERLVSSGAVRDAVEAAVAGEGD; encoded by the coding sequence ATGAGTGAGACCGCCGACGGGCGGCCCGCGGAGGTCGTCCTCGACGGCGAGTCGCTGACCCCGGAGGAGGTCGCCGCCGTCGCGCGGGACGGCGCGACCGTCCGGATCGCCGAGTCGGCGCGCGAGGCGGTCCGGGCGTCCCGCGACCGCGTCGTCGCCGCCGCCGAGTCCGGCGAGGCGGTGTACGGGCTCAACACCGGCTTCGGCCACCTCGTGGACGCTCGCATCGACCCGGAGGACGTGACGGAGCTCCAGACGAACCTCGTCCGGAGCCACGCCACCGGCGCCGGGCGACTGCTGGCGACCGAGGAGGTCCGCGGGATGATGCTCACCCGCGTCAACGCGTTAGTCAAGGGCTACTCGGGCGTCCGCGAGGTCGTCGTCGACCACCTCGTCGCGATGCTCAACGAAGGGGTCCACCCGGTCGTCCCCTCGCGGGGCAGCCTCGGGGCCAGCGGCGACCTGGCGCCGCTCGCACACGTCGCGGTCGTCCTGCTCGGCGAGGGGCGGGCGACGGTGGACGGGCGGCCGGACGGCGGATCGTGGGGCGTCGACGCGGCGGGCGCGGGCGACCGGGAGACGGCGGGCGTCGCCGGAACGAACGCGGGGGTGGACGACGGCCCGAGCGGCGGGGCGGACGAGGCGGTGCCGGGCGACGAGGCGCTCGCGGCCGCTGACCTCGACCCCCTCAGGCTCGCCCCGAAGGAGGGGCTCGCGCTCATCAACGGGACGCAGCTCACCCTCGCGGTCGCCGCCCTGCTCGTCGTCGACGCCGAGCGGGTGCTCGACGCGGCCGACGCGGCCGGCACGCTGACGACCGAGGTGACGATGTCGACGACGGCGAACTGCGACCCGGCGGTGACCGACGTCCGCCCGCACGCGGGCCAGGCGGAGAGCGCCGCGAACGTCCGTCGGTACGCGGCCGGGTCGGAGGTGATCGAGTCCCACCGGAACTGCGACCGGGTGCAGGACGCCTACTCGATACGGTGTCTCCCGCAGGTCCACGGCGCGGTCCGGGACGCCGTCGGGCACCTCCGGGAGGCCGTCGAGGTCGAACTGAACGGCGCGACCGACAACCCGCTCGTCTTCCCGTCCGACGCGGTGGCCGGCCGGGCGAGCGGGGGCGAGGACGCCGCGGTGCTCTCGGCCGGCAACTTCCACGGCGCGCCGCTGGCCCACCGGCTGGACTACGTCGCCGGCGCGCTGACGGACCTGGCGGCGATCTGCGAGCGCCGGGTCGACCGGATGCTCAACCCCGAGATCCAGGAGGAGCACCTGCCGCCGTTCCTCACCGAGCGGAGCGGCCTGCGGTCGGGCTACATGATCGCCCAGTACACCGCGGCCGCGCTCCTCAACGACTGCCGGGCGGCCGGCCGACACGCGACGGACTCGACGCCCGTCAGCGGCAACCAGGAGGACCACGTCAGCATGAGCGGCGGGGCGGCGCTCACCGCCCGGACCGTGCTCGGGAACGTCGCCACGGTCGTCGGCGTCGAACTCGTCTGCGGCGCGCAGGCCGCGGAGTTCCTCGACCCCGACCTGTCGCTCGGCGACGGCACCGCCGCGGCGTACGACGCCGTCCGCGAGGTCGTCCCGAAACTGGTCGAGGACCGGCCGCTGGACGCCGACCTGCGCGCCGGCGAGCGGCTGGTGAGCAGTGGCGCCGTTCGGGACGCGGTGGAGGCGGCGGTCGCCGGGGAGGGGGACTGA